Proteins from a genomic interval of Nostoc sp. TCL240-02:
- the queC gene encoding 7-cyano-7-deazaguanine synthase QueC codes for MKAVILLSGGLDSSTILYKAKADGCECHAISFDYQQRHRRELQSALTVAKKAAIAKHQVVNFDLRQWGGSALTDDAIDLPQERSLDEMSQNIPVTYVPARNTIFLSFALGYAETIAAERVYIGVNALDYSGYPDCRPDYIQAMQEVFRLGTKQGREGQPINIVAPLINLKKTEIIQLGNQLGVPWELTWSCYAGDDVACGVCDSCRLRLAAFAELGLVDPLVYA; via the coding sequence ATGAAAGCTGTAATTCTGTTATCTGGGGGATTGGACTCTTCCACAATTCTGTATAAAGCTAAGGCTGATGGCTGTGAATGTCATGCTATTTCCTTTGATTACCAGCAGCGACACCGACGAGAGTTACAGTCAGCCCTGACTGTCGCTAAAAAGGCTGCGATCGCAAAACATCAAGTAGTGAATTTTGATTTACGGCAATGGGGAGGTTCTGCACTTACCGATGATGCGATTGATCTACCCCAAGAGCGATCGCTGGATGAAATGTCTCAAAATATTCCTGTGACTTATGTTCCGGCTCGGAATACCATTTTTTTAAGCTTTGCTCTTGGCTACGCCGAAACGATCGCGGCTGAACGTGTCTATATCGGTGTCAACGCCTTAGATTACTCAGGATATCCTGACTGTCGCCCCGACTATATCCAAGCAATGCAGGAAGTTTTTCGTCTGGGAACCAAACAAGGGCGTGAGGGACAACCAATTAATATTGTTGCACCTCTAATCAACTTGAAAAAAACCGAAATCATCCAACTAGGGAATCAATTGGGAGTTCCTTGGGAGCTAACTTGGTCTTGCTATGCAGGTGATGATGTCGCCTGCGGTGTATGTGATTCTTGTCGCTTGCGGTTGGCAGCTTTTGCCGAATTGGGACTCGTTGATCCACTGGTGTATGCTTAG
- a CDS encoding Gfo/Idh/MocA family protein: MQDSMSVAEPNLYTQRNQPRPIRIGVIGVGNMGQHHARVLSSMKDVELVGVADINVERGLETASKYKVRFFEDYCDLLPLVEAVCVAVPTRLHYAVGISCLLAGIHVLIEKPIAASISEAESLVNAAAESQCILQVGHIERFNPAFKELSQVLKTEELLALEAHRMSPYSDRANDVSVVLDLMIHDIDLLLELAASPVTKLTASGTRSLDSGYLDYVTATLGFANGIVATLTASKVTHRKIRRIVAHCKNSFTEADFLKNEILIHRQTPANSLTDHRQVLYRQDGVIEKVYTSNIQPLSAELEHFVNCVHGGNQPSVGGEQALKALRLASLIEQMALEDRVWNPLDWQSEPRVQSLTPTA, from the coding sequence GTGCAAGATAGCATGTCAGTGGCAGAACCGAATCTATATACACAGCGCAACCAGCCACGACCGATCCGCATAGGCGTGATTGGAGTGGGTAACATGGGACAACACCACGCTCGCGTGCTGAGTTCAATGAAAGATGTTGAACTGGTTGGAGTGGCAGATATTAACGTCGAACGAGGATTAGAAACTGCCAGCAAGTACAAGGTGCGTTTTTTTGAAGATTACTGTGACCTGCTACCCCTTGTGGAAGCAGTTTGTGTAGCTGTTCCCACCCGTCTGCACTATGCCGTGGGCATTAGCTGTCTGCTAGCGGGAATTCATGTTTTGATTGAAAAACCCATCGCAGCCAGTATTTCTGAGGCAGAGTCTCTAGTAAATGCGGCGGCAGAGTCTCAGTGTATCCTGCAAGTAGGTCATATTGAGCGTTTCAACCCAGCTTTTAAAGAACTGAGCCAAGTTCTGAAAACCGAGGAATTGCTGGCGCTAGAAGCCCACAGAATGAGTCCTTACTCAGATCGGGCAAACGATGTTTCGGTTGTGCTGGATTTAATGATCCATGACATCGACCTACTTTTGGAATTAGCTGCTTCCCCAGTCACAAAATTGACTGCTAGCGGTACTCGCTCCTTAGACTCTGGTTATTTAGATTACGTAACTGCCACTTTGGGGTTTGCCAATGGTATTGTTGCTACTCTGACTGCCAGTAAAGTCACTCACCGAAAAATTCGCCGGATTGTCGCCCATTGCAAAAATTCATTTACTGAGGCAGATTTTCTCAAAAATGAAATCTTGATTCACCGACAAACGCCTGCCAATTCTCTCACCGACCACCGACAAGTACTTTACAGGCAAGATGGTGTGATTGAAAAAGTCTACACCAGCAATATTCAACCTCTAAGTGCGGAATTAGAACATTTTGTTAACTGTGTACACGGTGGTAATCAACCCTCAGTAGGTGGTGAACAAGCTCTCAAAGCGCTGAGGCTGGCAAGTTTAATTGAACAGATGGCGCTGGAAGATCGAGTTTGGAATCCATTAGACTGGCAATCGGAACCAAGAGTACAATCACTGACCCCGACAGCCTAG
- a CDS encoding tetratricopeptide repeat protein, producing MASNEDNTYSLSANDATELNKLVSFLELSSGTTTIFAIAPESGPQHPIVEEIKLLLADGYHSFKEPQNFFYSDNSLYNFLYSLDETGLHNSETKRELIMAFGIDQLPTSRLKQEMKQLNLGRDSLFGRELVIIFWLNKEEFLEEFRNRAPDFWDWRGKLVKFEARPPVNPLFYPYLEWLIAENSYLKISGVMQVQRQVDIFLDQIYVSLQAVRRQQIAEMSKLDQEMTTFRQADRLSMSISSPYDLDEPYYYEAVLISSIPTTSTKTVTQRIDLSHAVRENQYCVILGAPGAGKTTLLRYLALHFATAKRDGNEIVIGGEPQEELGKALLPIFFRIADYAERLQQEPELKLLDYLRQFYRQWEAYFQDEAEVGTEMATLLLEKMRQGQCLMLLDGLDEVFEQESRRLIVERIDQFVNAFSTNKFVITSRIAGYRDVKLSSRFAEFTIEDMGSEQVEKFLERWCLAIERAQQPEASEAQWQRAGDDQARKILEAIKDNEGVKRLTANPLLLTILALIHRNGERLPNRRVKLYELAVQTLTEDWQLGKKLPDAPKVLLNQNEVVAFLAPLAYWMHEEKPSGLVTEAEVEQQLGAKLAELNDTDIESDSVRQAVQEFLRKVRETTGLFVERAPGVYGFMHLTFEEYFAARYIADNEVSDILAIIRKHLHEPRWNEPILLALGYYGIYSPKQVNKLVEQLFSNLDAYEPVIKGGNLKIKNASSQDAIIIWSGLQEESTTNCNQSELQLKDLLFAGEVLTQVEVNSRLRRKLTKKLVITLVLGNNLEDGIIKQLLKLLRQIELFNNKSEVIACLEQCVKESTLFEIIGAIAQLSILYIACAESGISLLNCVTDIVNQLNPLLFSGLKGIFADLGEEMTPALEFIKRDQEIDQVSEQALNFITALSYIRDNNYIKAITLLEPLIYSSDKSLMHFITWALADCYKLQNQYEKASKYYQQTYDKLAVYPQQSSLLAFWNEWGACYRLQAKYKQSLECFQKRLAITQGVNDYEFKADTLYEIGKTYKAWGKYEEAIAYYQQSRDLYEQLGKDKDIANLWYRLADCYRDWGKYQEAVECEQKDLAICQQLDDQTEIALAHYQLGRIYQAWSKYEEAIAYHQQSRDLYEQLGKEKDVSNLWYWLADCYRDWGKYQEAIECEQKDLAIRQQLDDQTRIALAHYQLGRIYQACSKYELAIANYQQSCDLYEQLGKEEIIANLWYRLASCYREWGKYEQAVQCELKDLAIRQQLDDQTNVADGYRQLGSVYQAWGKYELAIANYQQSLDLNEQLDLEENVANLWYLLGDCYREWGKYEQAVQSLQKCLGKRQNLEEKSGLASAHHKLGRIYQIWGKYKEAIANYQQSLGLNEQLGLEENVANLWYLLAECYWEWGKYEQAYECEQKDLAIRQQMDDQPNVADAYKQLGHIYQTWGKYEQATAHYQQSCDLYEQLGKQKDVANLWYWLANCNSDWGKYEQALECQQHCLLIRQTLNDTSLMAVTYRQLGQIYQAWDKYEEAIAYLQQSRNLYEQLGKEKDIANLWYWLASCYRDWGKYQQALEYELKDLAIRQQLDDQTNVADSYNQLGRIYQAWGKYEQAIAYHQQSHDLYEQLGLEENIANQLSWIASCYRSLNDYAKAIEYYRQSQNLYHHLGHDESEARRYMQLGKSQRLLAKNTSDRAVVFEFLAQAEQNIRQAIQINTTGDYKKNLAYDYIIFSLICSERLRPSSFDDSSLQEQITQFEEYYNTGLTYLAKLGQTVNRAEEALDIARVYLEVSVLKNLDRAEELAQESLQVFQEYNHRKLEASCRKLLGEIYLNRAQHHQSDTKVTATQFLTESLQIYRELDLREKAVEVEQLMYSNLDNTGILSD from the coding sequence ATGGCTTCTAACGAAGATAACACTTATTCTCTAAGTGCAAATGACGCAACAGAGCTAAATAAATTAGTTAGTTTCTTAGAATTATCTAGTGGGACAACGACAATTTTTGCTATTGCACCGGAGAGTGGGCCACAACATCCGATAGTCGAGGAAATAAAGTTACTTTTAGCAGATGGGTATCATTCTTTTAAAGAACCTCAAAACTTTTTTTACAGTGATAATTCACTCTATAATTTTCTCTACAGTTTAGATGAAACTGGGCTGCATAATTCTGAAACTAAACGTGAATTGATAATGGCATTTGGAATTGACCAATTGCCGACATCACGCCTGAAACAAGAGATGAAGCAGTTGAATTTAGGGAGAGATTCACTATTTGGTCGGGAATTAGTCATAATTTTTTGGCTGAATAAAGAAGAATTTTTAGAAGAGTTTCGTAACCGTGCGCCTGATTTCTGGGATTGGCGGGGGAAGTTGGTGAAATTTGAGGCACGTCCACCTGTAAATCCCCTATTTTATCCTTATCTAGAGTGGTTGATAGCTGAAAATTCCTATCTCAAAATCAGTGGCGTGATGCAAGTCCAGCGCCAAGTAGATATTTTTCTAGATCAAATTTATGTTTCACTACAAGCAGTAAGGCGACAGCAGATTGCAGAAATGTCGAAACTAGACCAAGAGATGACTACATTTCGCCAAGCTGATAGGTTGAGCATGAGCATCTCTAGCCCCTACGATTTAGACGAACCTTACTATTACGAAGCAGTTTTAATAAGTTCAATACCCACTACTAGCACCAAAACAGTAACACAAAGAATTGATTTATCTCATGCAGTGCGCGAGAATCAATACTGCGTAATTCTTGGCGCTCCAGGTGCGGGAAAGACAACGTTACTGCGTTATCTGGCGCTACATTTTGCCACAGCGAAACGTGATGGCAATGAAATAGTAATAGGTGGCGAACCCCAAGAAGAATTGGGTAAAGCTCTGTTGCCAATTTTCTTTCGTATTGCCGATTATGCAGAACGACTGCAACAAGAACCAGAGTTAAAACTGCTGGACTATCTGCGCCAATTCTACCGCCAGTGGGAAGCTTACTTTCAAGATGAAGCGGAAGTAGGAACTGAGATGGCGACGCTACTATTAGAAAAAATGCGTCAAGGGCAGTGCTTAATGCTGCTGGATGGGCTAGATGAGGTATTTGAACAAGAAAGCCGCAGGCTGATTGTGGAAAGAATCGATCAGTTTGTCAATGCTTTTTCTACTAATAAGTTTGTCATTACCAGCCGCATAGCTGGCTACCGCGATGTGAAACTGAGCAGCCGTTTTGCTGAGTTCACTATTGAAGATATGGGTAGCGAACAGGTAGAAAAATTCCTGGAACGCTGGTGTTTGGCGATAGAAAGAGCGCAGCAGCCAGAAGCTAGTGAGGCGCAATGGCAAAGAGCAGGAGATGACCAAGCAAGGAAGATTTTAGAGGCAATTAAAGACAATGAGGGTGTAAAGCGCTTGACAGCGAACCCTCTACTGTTGACAATTTTGGCACTGATTCACCGCAATGGTGAGCGCCTACCTAACCGGCGGGTGAAACTTTATGAATTGGCAGTGCAAACCTTGACGGAAGATTGGCAGCTAGGTAAGAAGTTGCCAGATGCTCCGAAAGTACTGCTGAACCAAAATGAAGTAGTGGCATTTTTAGCACCACTGGCTTACTGGATGCATGAGGAGAAGCCCTCTGGTTTAGTCACTGAGGCAGAAGTTGAACAACAGTTAGGAGCAAAACTAGCAGAATTAAATGATACTGACATAGAATCAGACTCAGTACGGCAAGCCGTGCAGGAGTTTTTACGAAAAGTGCGGGAAACCACAGGGCTATTTGTGGAACGTGCGCCAGGAGTTTACGGCTTTATGCACCTGACGTTTGAGGAGTATTTTGCTGCACGTTATATCGCTGACAATGAAGTAAGCGATATTTTAGCAATTATCCGTAAACATTTGCATGAGCCGCGTTGGAATGAGCCGATTCTACTGGCTTTAGGCTATTACGGCATTTATTCTCCTAAACAGGTTAATAAGCTAGTTGAGCAGCTTTTCAGTAATCTTGATGCTTATGAACCTGTAATTAAAGGTGGTAATTTAAAAATCAAAAATGCATCTTCGCAGGATGCGATCATCATCTGGTCAGGTTTGCAAGAGGAATCAACTACTAACTGTAACCAGTCGGAATTACAGTTGAAAGATTTGCTATTTGCTGGGGAGGTTTTAACTCAAGTTGAAGTGAATAGCCGTCTTCGTAGAAAGCTAACTAAAAAGTTAGTTATTACTTTAGTATTAGGAAATAACTTAGAAGATGGAATAATTAAACAACTGCTAAAACTACTGCGCCAGATTGAACTATTTAACAATAAGAGTGAAGTTATAGCTTGTTTGGAACAATGTGTAAAAGAATCAACACTATTTGAAATTATTGGCGCAATTGCACAGTTATCAATCCTCTATATCGCTTGTGCGGAATCTGGAATATCCTTACTCAATTGTGTAACCGATATTGTTAATCAGTTAAATCCATTGCTTTTCAGTGGACTGAAGGGAATATTTGCAGATTTGGGTGAAGAAATGACTCCTGCCTTGGAATTTATTAAACGGGATCAGGAAATTGACCAAGTTAGTGAACAAGCTTTAAACTTTATTACCGCATTGTCTTATATCCGTGACAATAACTATATAAAAGCTATCACACTTTTAGAACCACTAATTTACAGTTCGGATAAAAGCTTGATGCATTTCATTACCTGGGCATTAGCTGATTGTTATAAACTTCAAAATCAATATGAGAAGGCGAGTAAATACTACCAGCAAACATATGACAAACTAGCAGTATATCCTCAACAAAGCTCTTTATTAGCTTTCTGGAATGAATGGGGAGCTTGTTACCGTTTACAGGCTAAATACAAGCAATCATTGGAGTGCTTTCAGAAGCGGTTAGCTATTACTCAAGGTGTCAATGACTATGAATTTAAAGCAGATACTCTCTATGAAATAGGCAAGACTTATAAAGCATGGGGTAAATATGAAGAAGCGATCGCCTATTATCAACAGAGCCGTGACCTCTATGAGCAATTAGGTAAAGATAAAGATATAGCTAACTTATGGTATCGGCTAGCTGATTGCTATCGTGATTGGGGTAAATATCAGGAAGCTGTAGAGTGTGAACAAAAAGATTTGGCAATTTGCCAGCAGTTAGATGACCAAACCGAAATAGCTCTTGCTCATTATCAGCTAGGACGTATATATCAAGCATGGAGCAAATATGAAGAAGCGATCGCCTATCATCAACAGAGCCGTGACCTCTATGAGCAATTAGGTAAAGAGAAAGATGTATCTAACTTATGGTATTGGCTAGCTGATTGCTATCGTGATTGGGGTAAATATCAGGAAGCCATAGAGTGTGAACAAAAAGATTTGGCAATTCGTCAGCAGTTAGATGATCAAACCAGAATAGCTCTTGCTCATTATCAGCTAGGACGTATATATCAAGCATGCAGCAAATATGAACTAGCGATCGCCAATTACCAACAAAGCTGTGATCTCTATGAGCAATTGGGTAAAGAGGAGATTATAGCTAACTTATGGTATCGGCTAGCTAGTTGCTATCGAGAATGGGGTAAGTATGAGCAGGCAGTCCAGTGTGAACTCAAGGATTTGGCAATTCGTCAACAACTGGATGACCAAACAAATGTAGCAGATGGCTATAGGCAGTTAGGAAGCGTCTATCAAGCATGGGGCAAATATGAACTAGCGATCGCCAATTACCAACAAAGCCTTGACCTCAATGAACAATTAGATTTAGAGGAGAATGTGGCTAACTTGTGGTACTTGCTAGGTGATTGCTACCGAGAATGGGGCAAATATGAGCAAGCAGTTCAGTCTTTGCAAAAGTGCCTGGGAAAACGTCAAAACTTAGAAGAAAAATCAGGTTTAGCTTCGGCACACCATAAACTAGGTCGCATCTATCAAATATGGGGCAAATACAAAGAAGCGATCGCCAATTACCAACAAAGCCTTGGCCTCAATGAACAATTGGGTCTAGAGGAAAATGTAGCTAACTTGTGGTACTTGCTAGCTGAGTGCTATTGGGAATGGGGAAAATATGAGCAAGCATATGAGTGTGAGCAAAAGGATTTGGCAATTCGCCAACAGATGGATGACCAACCTAATGTAGCGGATGCCTATAAACAGTTAGGTCATATCTATCAAACATGGGGTAAGTATGAACAAGCGACCGCGCACTACCAACAAAGCTGTGACCTCTATGAGCAATTGGGCAAACAGAAGGATGTAGCTAACTTGTGGTATTGGCTAGCTAATTGTAATAGCGACTGGGGCAAATATGAACAGGCATTAGAGTGCCAGCAGCATTGTTTGCTCATACGCCAGACATTAAATGACACATCATTGATGGCTGTAACTTATCGTCAATTAGGTCAAATCTATCAAGCTTGGGACAAATACGAAGAAGCGATCGCCTACTTGCAACAAAGCCGTAACCTCTATGAGCAATTGGGCAAAGAGAAGGATATCGCTAACTTATGGTACTGGTTAGCTAGTTGCTATCGGGATTGGGGCAAATATCAGCAGGCACTCGAATATGAACTTAAGGATTTAGCAATCCGTCAACAACTAGACGACCAAACAAATGTAGCGGATAGCTACAATCAACTAGGTCGAATTTATCAAGCTTGGGGTAAGTATGAACAAGCGATCGCCTACCACCAACAAAGCCATGACCTTTATGAGCAATTGGGTCTAGAGGAGAATATAGCTAATCAACTATCTTGGATCGCTAGTTGCTACCGCAGTTTAAATGATTATGCGAAGGCGATTGAATATTACCGGCAAAGTCAAAATCTTTATCATCACTTAGGCCATGATGAGAGTGAAGCTAGACGCTATATGCAACTTGGTAAAAGTCAACGTTTACTAGCAAAAAATACTTCAGATCGAGCAGTAGTTTTTGAATTCCTAGCGCAAGCTGAACAAAATATCCGTCAAGCTATCCAAATAAATACCACAGGAGACTATAAAAAAAATCTTGCTTACGACTACATTATCTTTAGCTTAATCTGCTCAGAACGCTTACGCCCATCGTCTTTTGATGACTCGTCACTGCAAGAACAAATTACCCAATTTGAAGAATATTACAATACTGGCTTGACATATCTTGCCAAACTGGGGCAGACAGTAAATCGAGCAGAAGAAGCTCTTGATATCGCCCGTGTTTATCTGGAAGTCAGCGTCTTAAAAAATCTTGATCGAGCTGAAGAACTAGCCCAAGAATCCCTTCAAGTTTTTCAGGAGTACAATCACCGGAAACTAGAAGCTTCATGTCGTAAACTCTTGGGCGAAATATACTTGAACCGCGCCCAGCATCATCAATCAGATACTAAAGTAACTGCTACCCAGTTTTTAACAGAAAGTCTGCAAATTTATAGAGAGCTTGATTTAAGAGAAAAAGCTGTCGAGGTGGAGCAGCTAATGTATTCAAATCTAGATAATACTGGAATACTTAGCGATTAA
- a CDS encoding P-loop NTPase fold protein: protein MSNTSFWKPAYQLFKPEEPLTTPEELRNFYVQRANSPVENLITFLDMEDDPAKFLLAGHRGGGKTTELRRLEQHLNSKYTVIWIDTVTALDQYNIGYAEVVVLIGIKIFEKVIQREWGLKDDLLNDLLKSLKTVVYQDEDAENAGLELPEIIKKLGLILKQGLTRKVTTTLNIRPQLSKIIERVNAIIEAAEKRNKQKLLVIVDGLDRHDQVTALEMFASPLLTQLSCHIIYAIPISLRYSPSFRQPMESFQKCLDLTNPPVFECDENLCPTTIPNQLGRDILNSVIHKRLASLGDAYKGLFNPDALELISEKSGGVMRDLVRLARTACEVSLRLNLIYVNLDVAKEAVQEVRREYNLSDYHFSELDKVHRTGCLTTNTHSLPNKGQFVICDELLQNKFVLGYYDRSKKSWFDVNPILLEDLQRWQAANSPKI from the coding sequence ATGAGTAATACCAGTTTTTGGAAGCCTGCTTATCAGCTTTTTAAGCCAGAGGAACCACTTACTACACCTGAAGAACTGAGAAATTTTTATGTCCAGCGAGCCAACAGTCCTGTAGAGAATTTAATCACTTTCTTGGATATGGAAGACGATCCAGCTAAATTTTTACTAGCAGGTCACAGGGGTGGTGGCAAAACTACAGAATTGCGGCGATTAGAACAACATTTAAACAGCAAGTATACAGTAATTTGGATTGATACTGTAACTGCTCTTGACCAGTACAACATTGGCTATGCTGAGGTTGTAGTCCTAATTGGAATTAAAATTTTTGAAAAAGTTATTCAACGAGAGTGGGGTTTAAAAGACGATTTATTAAATGATTTACTCAAAAGTCTCAAAACTGTAGTTTATCAAGATGAAGACGCTGAAAATGCTGGTCTTGAACTTCCAGAAATCATCAAAAAGCTAGGTCTAATTCTTAAACAAGGACTAACTCGGAAAGTTACTACAACTCTCAATATTCGTCCGCAGCTTAGTAAAATCATTGAGCGAGTTAACGCCATCATAGAAGCTGCTGAGAAAAGAAACAAGCAGAAGTTACTGGTGATTGTAGATGGTCTTGACCGACACGATCAAGTTACAGCCTTGGAAATGTTTGCTAGTCCACTGCTGACTCAGCTAAGTTGCCATATTATATATGCAATTCCGATTTCACTTAGGTATTCTCCAAGCTTTCGTCAACCAATGGAAAGCTTTCAAAAATGCTTAGATTTAACTAATCCACCAGTATTTGAGTGCGATGAGAATTTATGTCCTACTACAATCCCTAATCAACTTGGTAGAGACATTCTTAATAGTGTAATTCATAAGCGTTTAGCAAGCTTGGGTGATGCTTATAAGGGTTTATTTAATCCAGATGCGCTAGAACTAATTTCGGAAAAAAGTGGTGGCGTGATGCGTGACTTAGTGCGACTGGCTCGTACAGCTTGTGAAGTTTCTTTAAGGCTAAATTTGATATATGTAAACTTAGATGTTGCTAAAGAGGCTGTGCAAGAAGTTCGTAGAGAATATAATTTAAGTGATTACCATTTCTCCGAACTAGATAAAGTTCACCGCACAGGTTGCTTAACTACTAACACTCATAGTTTGCCTAACAAAGGTCAGTTTGTTATTTGTGATGAGCTTTTACAAAACAAATTTGTATTAGGTTATTACGATCGCAGTAAAAAATCCTGGTTTGATGTTAACCCTATTCTATTGGAAGATTTACAACGTTGGCAAGCTGCTAACTCTCCAAAAATTTAA
- a CDS encoding ParM/StbA family protein, with the protein MTDQPSAANPMNSAAIPMNRQPLASTTPINAVNNNPPAITKSGGGSGKTILSVDLGRTSTKTCVSREPGSVVFVPANVKQMSIEQVRGGVFEARATDPLMDLWLEYQGNGYAVGQLAADFGANLGVGQSKVEAALVKVLASAGYFKLRDDISVVLGLPFLSLEQFEKEKAQLISQVGGPHVLNFRGESISLNVSKVWVMPEGYGSLLWSEAQPKKSPTSPDFTKISVAIVDIGHQTVDLLMVDNFRFARGASKSEDFGMNKFYELVSAEIEGADSQSLALISAVNKPRGERYYRPKGASKPTNLDDFLPNLTEMFSREICSRVLAWLPERVTDVILTGGGGEFFWDDVQRLLKEAKINAHLAAPSRQANALGQYIYGEAQLSSNRAARA; encoded by the coding sequence ATGACAGACCAACCTTCCGCCGCTAACCCTATGAATAGTGCTGCTATACCCATGAATAGGCAGCCGTTAGCATCGACGACTCCCATAAATGCTGTTAATAATAATCCTCCCGCTATTACCAAGTCAGGCGGTGGTTCCGGGAAAACCATTCTCAGTGTTGATTTAGGTAGAACTTCCACAAAAACTTGTGTGAGTCGTGAACCTGGCAGTGTGGTATTCGTACCTGCCAACGTCAAGCAGATGTCAATAGAACAAGTACGCGGTGGTGTTTTTGAAGCTAGAGCTACTGACCCCTTAATGGATTTGTGGCTGGAGTATCAAGGAAATGGATATGCTGTTGGTCAACTAGCAGCAGATTTTGGGGCCAATTTAGGAGTCGGCCAATCTAAGGTAGAGGCTGCACTGGTAAAAGTGTTAGCAAGTGCTGGCTACTTCAAACTCAGAGACGATATCTCAGTTGTACTTGGTCTGCCTTTTCTTTCTTTAGAGCAATTTGAAAAGGAAAAAGCACAGTTGATTAGCCAAGTAGGTGGCCCTCATGTCTTGAACTTCCGAGGCGAATCTATATCGTTGAATGTGAGTAAGGTATGGGTAATGCCAGAGGGCTACGGTAGCCTGCTGTGGTCTGAAGCTCAACCGAAGAAAAGTCCTACCAGTCCCGATTTTACAAAAATATCGGTAGCGATCGTTGATATTGGACATCAAACTGTCGATCTTTTGATGGTAGATAACTTCCGTTTTGCCAGAGGTGCTTCTAAGAGCGAAGACTTCGGTATGAATAAGTTTTATGAATTGGTGTCTGCCGAAATCGAGGGAGCAGATAGTCAATCTCTTGCGCTGATTTCTGCCGTTAACAAACCCAGAGGTGAACGCTATTACCGTCCTAAAGGCGCTAGCAAGCCCACCAACCTAGACGATTTTCTTCCCAACCTTACAGAGATGTTTTCGCGTGAAATCTGTAGCCGTGTGCTAGCCTGGTTGCCAGAACGCGTCACCGATGTGATTCTCACTGGTGGCGGTGGTGAGTTCTTCTGGGATGATGTTCAACGTCTTCTCAAAGAAGCAAAGATTAATGCTCATTTAGCAGCACCTTCCCGTCAGGCGAATGCTTTGGGGCAGTATATTTATGGAGAGGCACAATTATCCTCCAATCGCGCTGCTAGGGCATAA
- a CDS encoding DedA family protein, whose translation MLEWITNTINYFGYWGIALLMFLENLFPPIPSELIMPLAGFTASPYQPGGAKLNIIGVFFAGLLGSVLGALIWYYPGKFLGETRLKAWADKYGKWLAISSKDITKAKKWFDRQGKKAVLIGRLVPGIRTLISVPAGIGNMPLLPFLFYTTVGSAAWVGLLTYSGYILGSQYELVDKYLAPVSKIVLGGLVLAFVFWIFKRQLRRTRR comes from the coding sequence ATGCTTGAATGGATAACTAACACTATCAACTATTTTGGCTATTGGGGAATCGCCCTACTAATGTTCCTAGAGAACCTTTTTCCCCCAATTCCTTCAGAATTGATTATGCCACTGGCTGGATTTACAGCAAGTCCATATCAACCAGGAGGGGCAAAGCTAAATATCATTGGTGTGTTTTTCGCAGGACTTTTGGGTTCTGTATTGGGCGCACTTATTTGGTACTATCCAGGTAAGTTTTTGGGTGAAACTCGTTTGAAAGCTTGGGCTGACAAGTATGGCAAATGGCTGGCTATATCCAGTAAAGATATTACCAAGGCCAAAAAGTGGTTTGACCGACAAGGTAAAAAAGCAGTATTAATAGGTCGTCTTGTACCAGGAATCCGCACCTTGATTTCTGTTCCCGCAGGGATCGGCAATATGCCCTTGCTACCATTTTTGTTTTACACAACAGTAGGTAGCGCGGCTTGGGTGGGTTTGCTAACATACTCAGGATACATATTGGGTAGTCAGTACGAACTTGTGGACAAGTACCTTGCTCCTGTATCCAAAATCGTACTTGGCGGTTTGGTTCTAGCATTTGTTTTCTGGATATTCAAGCGCCAGTTAAGACGTACTAGAAGATGA